In Selenihalanaerobacter shriftii, the sequence AAGATTAAGAAAATATTAATTATTGAAGAGTAACTATCTTATAAAAGAACCAAGAGGAGTGGATCAATTGACTAAATCCGTCTTTTTAGACCGCGATGGTGTTATTAATAAATATGATAAACCAGTTAATAAACCTGAAGACTTAGAGCTATTTCCTTGGACTAGTCAAGCCATAAACCAGCTTAATCAAGCAGGTTACAAAGTCTTTATTGTTACTAATCAAGGTGGTATAGAATCTGGTTACTTCACTACAACAGATTTAGAAAAAATCCACCAAAATTTAGTAACAACCTTAAAAGAAGATGATGCTATTATTGATGATATTGAATATTGTCCACATTTTAAATCAAATTGTAAATGTCGCAAACCAAAACCAGGCATGATATTTAAATTAGCTGATAAATATAATATCGATTTAAAAGCCTCCTTTATGGTAGGAGACCGAAACTCTGATATTATAGCTGGTAATAAAGCTAAATGTCAAACTATTAAGTTAGGAGAAGAATATCCTGCAGCAAATTATTCTGTTAAGAATTTAGCAGAAGCAGTCTCTATTATTAAATCTCATTAACCTCTTCATACTAAAGGCATCCAACGATTATCCCAATCCTGATTAGAGTTAGAGAGTTCTTTATTAATAACATCTCCTAATTTCTTAATTCCTTCTTTAATCTCTCGCTCAGTTACTGCTGCTATACTTAACCTAACTTTATTTGTTTGAGGTTGATTATGATAAAATACCGTACCAGGAGCAATATTAATTCCTGCTGCAAAAGCCTTATCATATAATTCATTAGCAGTAAGGCCTTGTGGTAGTTCCAACCAAATATTTAAACCACCCTCTGGTGCTACAAAGTCACATTCTTGAGGTAAATATTCATTTAAAACAGTAATCATAATCTGATACCTTTGCTGATAAGTTTCTTTTAATTTATTAAGTTGCTTCTCCCATAACTCTTCTCTAAAATACAGATCTAAAACTCGCTGAATCAAACCATCAGTAAAAATATCTGACATATATTTAGATAATAAAATATCATTAAAATGACATTCTGGAATAATTAAAAAAGCTAATCTCAAACCTGGCATGAATATCTTTGAAAAACTTTTAATATAA encodes:
- a CDS encoding D-glycero-alpha-D-manno-heptose-1,7-bisphosphate 7-phosphatase, giving the protein MTKSVFLDRDGVINKYDKPVNKPEDLELFPWTSQAINQLNQAGYKVFIVTNQGGIESGYFTTTDLEKIHQNLVTTLKEDDAIIDDIEYCPHFKSNCKCRKPKPGMIFKLADKYNIDLKASFMVGDRNSDIIAGNKAKCQTIKLGEEYPAANYSVKNLAEAVSIIKSH